Genomic DNA from Paracoccus aminophilus JCM 7686:
TATTTCGCCCGCGCATTCGGATCCATCGCCCGGCCGCCAAAGGCGATGCAGCGCCCACGCGCATCGCGGATCGGGAACATGATCCGGCCGCGAAAGCGATCAAAGGGCGCACCGCCGTCATCGGGCTTGGCGCAAAGCCCGGCCTCGACGATCAGCCTCTCGTCGATCCCCTTGGCCTTGAGCGCCTGAAACAACCCCTGCCGCTGATCGGGCGCATAGCCGATGCCGAAGCGCTCGCGGTCGGGATCGCTGAGGCCGCGCCGGGTCAGGTAATCGCGCGCCTCTTGCGCCATGCCGGTCTGAAGTTGCAGCCGGAACCAGCGCACCGCCTCTTCCATGACCTCGACGAGCTTGGCGCGCCGGTCGGTCTTTTGCACCTGACCGGGATCGCGCGCAGGCATGGGCAGACCCGCCTCGCCCGCCAGAACCTCGACCGCTTCGAGAAAGCCCATCCCGTCGGCTTCTTGCATGAAGCGCAGGGCATCGCCTTTGGCATGGCAGCCGAAGCAGTAATAAAACCCTTTTTGATCATCGACATGGAACGAGGCCGATTTTTCCTGATGGAAGGGGCACGGCGCCCACCAATCGCCCTTGGCCTGATTGGAGCGGCGCAGGTCCCATTGCACCTTTCGCCCGATAATGCGCGACAAAGGCACACGGGCGCGGATTTCATCAAGGAATTGCGGAGACAGGCTCATGGGTTGAATATCGTCACGGAAAGGGCAGTTGAAAAGAGGGATCAGGCCCCGACAGCGCCGCGCGCGAGACCTTGGTAGATGGCAATCAGCCGCTCGCGGTCAAGTCGTCCGCCCGCGCGATACCAATTGGTCACCCCGGTCAGCATACCGATAAGTGCGAGCATAGCCAGACGCGGATCGTCGAGCCGCATCCGCCCCTCGCGCTGACCGTCGATCAGGATGATCTCAAGCGCATCCTCATAGCGGCGACGCAGGCCCGCGATCATCGCATGATTTTCGGGCGAGAGGTTACGCAGTTCCATATAGGCCAGAAAGACCTCCTCGAGGTGATCGAGGCTCATCGCGATATGGGTCGCGACGAAATGATCGAGCCGGGTCAGCGCATCGGTGTCAGGGCGGTCGTGCCATTCGGCCAGCACCGCCTCCATATGGGTTTTCAGCAGATCGGCGAGAAGCGTCTGCTTGTCGGGCGTATAGGCGTAAAGCGTGCCGACCTGCACACCGACCGCCGCCGCGATCTGACGCATCGAGACCGCCGCATAGCCGTGCCGGGCAAAAAGCCGCAAAGCCGCCTCGCGGATGAGGGGGCCGGTAATCTCGGATCGGGAACCTTGTGTGCGCGCCATGGCGCCTTCTATGCCGTGATCCCCGCTGGCGAAAGCCCGAACCGCGGCCCCGCGCCACCGCCCTCGCCGAGATTGCCACCGCGCGCGGCACACCCTTGTGAAACCGCACGCCCGCACTCTATCCTGCACGCCAACCAATCAGGAGAGCCCGATGGCGCATTCCCCGATTTCCCGCCATCTCGGCCCCTGCCTTGCCCTTGCGCTGAGCCTGCCGCTGCTGGCTTGCGGCGATACGGTCACGGATTACCCGAAGCTCGCGCCGACCGATCAGCTGCTCGCACCTCCGGCGATTCCCGCCCATGCCCAAGAGGCTGCCGCCGCGCCGGAACGCGTGCGCGACGGGCTTGAAGCCGAGGGGCGTGGCCTCAAGGGGCGGGCCGCAGCGACCGGGTCGCGTCCGGTCGACAATCGTGATCTGACCGCCCGCGCCGCCGCCCTTCGCGCCCGCGCCGAGGCGCTCAAACAGGCCGATGTCCCCTCGGGCGGGGCCAGCATGACCAACTGCCCCGAGGGTCAGACCGATTGCGCCGCGCCGGCGAAAGAATAACAGGCAAAGAACAACAGCTGCCGCAAAGGCTCCAAGAAAGGACAGGACGTGCCGGTCATTACCTGCATCGACGATCTCAAGTCACTTCACCGTCGCCGTGCCCCGCGCATGTTTTACGATTACGCCGAAAGCGGCAGTTACACCGAGCAGACCTTCCGCGAGAACTCCGAGGACTTTCAGAAGGTCCGTTTCCGCCAGAAAGTCGCCGTCGATATGGCCGATCGCTCGACCGAAAGCACGATGATCGGCGAGCGGGTGACCATGCCCGTGGGCCTTGCGCCGGTCGGCTCGACCGGGATGCAATGTGCCGATGGTGAGATCAAGGCGGCGCGCGCCGCGCAGAAATTCGGCGTGCCCTTCACGCTCTCGACCATGTCGATCTGCTCTATCGAAGACGTGGCGGCCAATACCGAAAAGCCCTTCTGGTTTCAGCTTTACGTCATGCGCGACGAGGATTTCGTCGATGGCATGATCGAGCGCGCCAAGAAGGCGAAATGCTCGGCACTGGTCCTGACGCTGGATCTGCAAATCCTCGGCCAGCGCCACAAGGATCTGAAAAACGGGCTGTCGGCGCCGCCGCGGTTCACGCTGCCGGTCATCATGGATCTGGCCCGGCGCTGGCGCTGGTGCATGGGCATGGCGGGGACCAAACGGCGCACCTTCGGCAATATCGTCGGCCATGTGAAAAACGTCGATGATCTCTCGAGCCTGTCGAGCTGGACGAGCGAGCAGTTCGACCCCCAGCTTGACTGGTCGAAAATCGCGCGCATCCGCGAGCAATGGGGCGGCAAGCTGATCCTCAAGGGCATTCTGGACGAAGAGGATGCCCGCATCGCCGCCGATTTCGGCGCGGATGCGATCGTGGTCTCGAACCATGGCGGGCGTCAGCTCGACGGCGCGCTCAGCGCGATCCGGATGCTGCCCCATATCGTCAAGGCGGTGGGCGACCGGGTCGAGGTTCATATGGACAGCGGCATCCGCTCGGGTCAGGACGTGCTGCGTGCGCTGGCGCTCGGGGCCCATGCGACCTATATCGGCCGCGCCTTTATCTATGGTCTTGGCGCGATGGGTGAGGAAGGCGTGCGCACCGCGCTCGAGATCATCCACAAAGAGCTCGACACCACGATGGCGCTTTGCGGCGAGCGTGATGTCCGCAACTTCGGGCCGCAGAACATCCTGCTGCCGCGCGATTTCCTTGACGAATACAGCAGCCTCTGACCCTTACGAACCAGCAGGCTGGCGGATGTCTCCGCCAGTCTCGTCCTGCCGTTTGCGGCCGGGCCGGAGCACGGCCATCAGCCGCAGATAGGCAAGGCCGACAATGATCGGCCCGACGATCCCAGCCAGCAGCACCAGCCATTCATTGCTGACCCCGCTCCAGCCCGCGACCAGCTCGAAAAAGACATGCAGGAAATAGATCGAGCCCGAGAGATAGCCCAGATCCAGCACGGGTTTGGGCAGTTTCAGCCGCAGGGTCAGCACGAATAAGAGCCCCGCCCCGAGATAGGAAAAGAACGGCACTTCGAGATAGCTGCGCTCGCTAAGCCCGTAATTCAGCGCGACCCAGCTTGCCTCGGCGACCATGGCCAACAGCGCGAGCAGCGACAGCGGCAAGATCAGCCGCGGCCCGGGCAAGGCCTCAAGCCCGCGGTTCTTGACCACACCAGCCAGCACATAACCCATCACCATGAAGGGGAAGATGATGAAAGGCCCGTTGCGATAACGGTGCATCGGCATATCCGCGAGCCCGGTAATGTTGACATATTGCAGCACAACCCCGGCAATCGCGCAGAGGACCGCCACCAGAACCAGCAGCCGCGTCGCACCGCCAAGCCGCTTGCCAAGCCAGAGCAGCCCCGCAAACATCACCCCGGCCACGACCATCCCCGCCAGAAACCACAGCTGCATATAGCCCCAGATGAAGGGGGCCAGCAGATCGCGTGGCTTCGTGACATAGTTCAGCCAGATCGGCGCATAAAAGACGGTCCAGAGCACGTGCAGCATGAGCACGCGCCGCATCCACAGCCCGAGCTTGCGTTTGGCGACGACATGGAACAGGAAAAATCCCGAGGCGATGGCGAAGCTCGGCACGATCAGCCGCAGCAGGCTGTTTGCGAAAACGAAGACTTCCAGCCCGAGATGATTCTGCAGCAACCCCGAATGTCCGAGCGCCACCAGAAGAGCCATGACGAATTTCAGGTAATCAATCGAATAGATCCGGACCAAAGCAATTTCTTCCCAGCCAGAGGCGCTTATGGGGGTGAAACTATGTAAATCGCCTCGGCGAAGCGAGGGCAAAAGCATCTTTCCTTTACACCAAATCCACGCTATAGGCCCGTCTTTAGCCGCCATGCACCCTTGGAGGATGGCGGTTTTGTCTTAAACTGAAGGATCAAAGACATGGCCAAAGAGATTCCGAATCTGGTGGCCGAGGCACGCACGGGGACAGGCAAGGGGGCCGCCCGTCAAGCTCGCCGCGAAGGCAAGGTGCCCGGCATCGTTTATGGCGACGGCAAAGAGCCGCAGCCGATTGCGATCGAATTCAACTCGCTGCTGACCAAGCTGCGCGCAGGTCGTTTCCTGTCGACGCTGTGGAACCTGAAGGTTGATGGTCAGGAAGACGTGCGCGTCGTTTGCCGCGGCGTTCAGCGCGATGTGGTCAAGGACCTGCCGACCCACATCGACTTCATGCGCCTGCATCGCAACACCCGCGTGAACCTGTTCATTCACGTGACGTTCGAAAACCACGACGCAGCCCCCGGCCTGAAGCGCGGCGGTACGCTGACCGTGGTTCGCCCGGAAGTCGAGCTGGTTGTGACCGCCTCGGACATCCCGGATCACATCACGGTCGACCTGACCGGCAAGAACATCGGCGATGTCATCCACATCGAAGATATCGTGCTGCCGAAGGGCGTGAAGCCGACCATCGACCGCAACTTCGTGATCGCCAACATCACTGCACCGGCCGGTCTGGTCGCGGGTGATGACGCCGCCGAAGGCGAAGCCGCCGAAGCCTGATCGCTTCCGCAGCAGAATTGAAAGGGCGGCCCTCGATCAGAGGCCGCCCTTTTTCATTGCCGCGTTCTTGTTGCCGCATTCTTGGCGACTGTCCGGGCCGGGCGTCTGGCCGAACGCGCTCAGCCCCGGACCACGGCCATGACAAATCCGTCCCAGCCCTTTTCGCCAACTGTCTGAAGCGCCGTCGCCTCAAGGCGAGGATCGGCAGCGATCATCTCGAGAAAACGGCGCACGCCCTGCACATTGGCATCGGCGCTGTCGCCTTGCGTGACCGCGCCACCCCGGACGACATTGTCTCCGATGAGGAGCGTGCCGGGGCGAGAGAGCGTCATCGCCCATTCGAGATAGGCCGGATTGTTCGGTTTGTCGGCATCGATGAAAATCAGATCGAAATGCCCCTCAAGCTCGGGCAGCACCTCAAGCGCCGGACCCTCACGCAGATCGACCCGCGCCCTAAGCCCCGCCCGCGCCAGATTGGCCCGCGCGATCTCGGCATGATGGGCATTCGCCTCGATCGTGGTAATCGCGCCGCCCTCGGGCAGCGCCCGCGCCATCCAGATTGTGCTGTAGCCGCCCAAAGTCCCGATTTCGAGCACGCGCCGCGCGCCCGTCAGCGGGACCAGCAGCGCCAGCATCTTGCCCTGCATCGCCGAGACATCATGCGCGGGCAGCCCCGCCGCAGCATTGGTCGCTAAGACCTCAGCGAGCACCGGATCCGCCGGGGCGAGCAGGTCTGAAAAGTAACCATCGACCCGCGCCCAATCCTCTGAATCCCGTCCCGGATAATCTGGTTGACGCATTTTCTTCTCCGCTCGCTCAGCCCATGGTAATCCGTCACCGGAATGACGCAAAATTGCGACATCCCGGCGACAGGTGCGGGGCTTGGCGTCGGAAAGGGCGCTAGTCGCCGCGCCCGAAGGCATAGACCTCTTCCGTGCGCCGCGCCTCAAGATCGCGAAAGCCTTGCGCGGTCAGCGAGGCCAGAATCTTGTCGCGCGTGTCTTCACCATAAAGGTTCGGATGCAGCTCGACGATGACCAGCCGGATGCTGGCAGGCAAAGGCGCCAGCAAAAGCGCGGCCTCGGCGCCCTCGATATCCATGGTCAGCACCGTCGCCTCGCGCTTCGCGAGCAAGCGCCCAAAGCGCTTGGCCGCGACCTCGACCGGGCGCATCCCCTTGCCCTTGGTCTCGCCGAGAGAGGCCGCCCAGAAGGCGCCGCGCAGGTTCAGCGTCACGCTGTCGCCCGCATAATCATCGGGCACGACCGCGCCCTTGATCAGCCGAAGCCCCTCGCCTGCATTGCGGCGCAGATTGCGGCGCAGCGCGTCGTGCATTTCGGGATTGGCCTCGACCGTGGTGACATTCTCGGCCCCGACGATCCGCGCCGCGACAATCGCGACCAGCCCCGCGCCCGAGCCGCAATCGAGCACCCGATCTCCCGGCCGCAGATGAGCGCGCGCCAGATCGCGCTCAAAATGCTCATAGCCCTGATCCTTCAGCCGCCCACGCAGACGGTCGTTCAACTGACCCGAGGGGATGCGCAATTCCGCCCCGTCGATCTCGAATGTCTCGAACTCACCATCCGCCATGACCTGCACTCCCTTGCCGCAATCCCACTTCGTTGCTACCTACACGCCCTGCCCCCGCCAAGGGGGCCAATGCGGAAAGGAATGACGATGCAGCCCATCCATATCATCGGCGCGGGTCTGGCCGGCTCGGAGGCCGCCTGGCAAATCGCCGAGGCAGGCGTGCCCGTCGTCCTTCACGAGATGCGCCCCAAGGTCGAGACCTTCGCCCATCGCACCGGCGATTGCGCGGAAATGGTCTGCTCGAACTCCTTCCGTTCGGATGATGACCAGATGAACGCCGTCGGCCAGCTCCATTGGGAAATGCGCGCGGCCAATGGCCTCATCATGCGCATGGCCGACCAGCATCGCCTGCCCGCGGGCGGCGCGCTGGCCGTGGACCGCGACGCCTTCTCGAACGCCGTCAGCGAGGTTCTGCGCGCTCATCCCCTGATCGAGATCCGGGGCGAGGAAATCACCGACCTGCCGAGCGAAGGCAATTGGATCGTCGCGACCGGGCCCTTGACCTCGGCGGCGCTTGGCCAATCGATCCAATCTCTGACCGGCGCGGATTCCTTGGCCTTCTTCGACGCAATTGCCCCGATCGTTCACGCCGACAGCATCGATATGTCGATCTGCTGGCTGCAAAGCCGCTATGACAAAGGCGAGACCGAGGAAGAGCGCACCGCCTATATCAACTGCCCGATGACGCGCGAGGATTACGAGGCCTTCATCGACGCGCTTCTCGCCGCCGACAAGGCCGAGTTCCGCGAGGGCGAAACCGCGGGCTATTTCGACGGCTGCCTGCCGATCGAGGTCATGGCAGAGCGTGGCCGCGAGACCCTGCGCCACGGGCCGATGAAGCCGGTCGGGCTGACCAATGCCCATAAGCCCTCCGAAAAAGCCTATGCGGTGGTGCAGCTGCGCCGCGATAACGCTCTGGGGACGCTCTATAATATCGTGGGCTTTCAAACCAAGATGAAATATGGCGCGCAAACCGAGGTTTTCAAACGAATTCCCGGCCTCCAGAATGCCAGCTTCGCGCGCCTTGGCGGTATCCATCGCAACACCTTCCTGAACTCGCCCACCCTGATCGACGACCGTTTGCGGCTGCGACTGCGCCCCAATCTGCGCTTTGCCGGGCAGGTCACCGGCGTCGAAGGCTATGTCGAAAGCGCCGCGATGGGGCTTTTGGCGGGCCGGATGGCGGCGGCCGAAGCTCTGGGCCACGACCTGCCGCCGCCGCCCCTGACGACCTCGATGGGCGCTTTGGTCAACCACATCACTGGCGGCGCCGAGGCCAAGACCTTCCAGCCGATGAACGTGAATTTCGGCCTCTACCCGCCGCTTGAGGACATCAAGGGCGGGCGTCGTGGCCGCAAGAACCGCTATCCGGCCTATACCGACCGCGCGAAGGCCGATTTCAACAGCTGGCTGGCCGCGCAGGGCTAAGATGACCCGCACCCGCTTCGCCCCCTCGCCGACCGGACCGCTGCATTTGGGCCATGCCTTTGCAGCCCTGACGGCGGCGCGGTTGGCGGATGCGGGCCAGTTTTTGCTGCGGATCGAGGATATCGACCAAAGCCGCTGCCGCCCGGCCTATGAGGCCGCGATTTTCGAGGATCTGGCTTGGCTGGGCCTCGATTGGCCAAAGCCGGTCTGGCGTCAGTCCGAGCGGCTCGGCGCTTATCAGCAGGCGCTCGACCGGCTGGCAGCACTTGGGCTGATCTATCCCTGCTCCTGCCGCCGCGCCGATATTCTCGCCGCGCTCGACGCGCCGCAAGAGGGCCAGAAGCCGCTGATTGGCCCCGATGGTCCGATCTATCCCGGCACCTGCCGCCACCGCGCGATGTCGGATGCGCGCCCCGAGGATGCGATCCGGCTGAATGCGGCCAAGGCCTTCGCGCTTCTCGATCTAAGCGAGGTCGCGTTTCTGGATGAAAACATCGCGCCGGGCGTGTCCCACCGCCTTGCCGCGACCGAGTTCCTGACCGGCGTCGGCGATGTCGTGCTCGCGCGGCGCGGCATGGGCACCTCCTATCATCTGGCCGTGGTGGTCGATGATGCGGCGCAGGGGATCACGCTGGTCACGCGCGGCAAGGATCTGCTGGATTCGACCTGGATCCATGTCCTGTTGCAGCGCCTGCTCGACCTGCCGAGCCCGCGCTATCACCATCACCGCCTGATCCGCGACGACAGCGGCAAGCGCCTTGCCAAGCGCGACGACGCCCGCGCCATCAGCCTCTACCGGGCCGAAGGCGCGCGCCCCGAGGATATTCGCCGGATGATCGGGCTTTAATTAACCTGCCTCGGGCGCCATCAGCTCGACCTCGTCGCCGTCGCGAACCGAGGTGTAAAAGCACGAGCGGCGATTGGTGTGGCAGGCAGGCCCGGTCTGCTCGACCAGAACCAGCAGGCAATCGCGGTCGCAATCGAGGCGGAAATCGACCAGCTTCTGGACATGGCCCGAGCTTTCGCCCTTCACCCAGAAATTCTGACGCGAGCGCGACCAATAGGTGACCTTGCCCGTCGCGAGAGTCTTTGCGACCGCCTCGGCATTCATCCAGGCCATCATCAAGACCTCGCCCGTCGCATGATCCTGCGCAATCGCGGGCACGAGGCCATGGGCATCGTATTTCAGGCTGGCCGGATCGAACATGGGCTTTCCTTTCACAGGTCCGGCCCCTATCTAATCGGGAAGCCATGCTAGGAAAAGCCATGTCCGACAGCGAACTGATGCAGCTTTATTCGCGCCGCATTCTGGCCTTGGCGGCGGATATTCCCCATCTCGGGCGCTTGCCGCAGGCCTCGGGCAGCGGTCACAAACGCTCGCCGCAATGCGGCTCGTCGGTGACGGTCGATGTCAACCTCGTCGATGGCCGCATTGCCGAATTCGCCCAAGAAGTGCGGGCCTGCGCCTTGGGCCAAGCCTCGGCGGGCGTGCTGGGCCAGCATGTGCTCGGGCGGTCTCGCGACGAGATCGCGGCGGCCCGCGCCGCGCTGATCGCCATGTTGAAAGAGAACGGCCCAGCTCCCGAGGGGATTTTCACCGAGCTCGAAACCCTGCTGCCCGCCCGCGATTTCCCCAATCGCCATGCCTCGATCCTGCTGGCCTGGGACGCGACCCTGGCCGCGATCGACGCCGCCTGACCGGCCCCATTTTTCCCGATCCGCGCAAAGAAAAGCCGGCCCCGGCGAACGGGAACCGGCAGTTGCGCGCAAACGAAGCCTGGGGAAAAGGCCGCGGTGACAGGCGATGTGACCGCATCGATACGCGGGGCAGAAAGGAGCAGGAATGGGGATCAGCCGGAGATCAGCGCCGGGATCCAAAGTACGGTGATCGTGGTCGCGGTCAGGGCGGCGACGCCGATCAGGTCAGAGATGAATTCGCGGGTCATGTGAGCCTCCGTCATCAACGTTGCTCATTTGTTCTCACGAATCGCAGGAACGAGTCAAGAACATATTAAGAACTATTAACGGAACATTGCCGGATAATGAGAACATCTGGCCGCTGGCCACCCGAAGCGGCCACGCCAGCTTCTCGTGATTTTCAAGAAAAACAATGGCCTCGCGGCGCTCAACCCGCCGAGATCAGCCGGATCGCCTTGTCCTGTTCCATTAACCACAAGAGCAGGCGCACAGCCTCGCCGCGCGGGCTCTCCATGGTGGGATCGCGCTCGAGATAGGCCTGCGCATCGCTGCGCGCCAAAGCCATCAGCCCGGCCTGACGTTCAAGATCGGCGATTCGAAAGCGCGGCAGACCCGATTGCGCGGTGCCGATGACATCGCCCGCCCCGCGCATCGCCAGATCTTCCTCGGCGATTCGGAAACCGTCCTCGGTCTCGCGCAGGATCTGAAGCCGCCGACGCCCGGTCTCAGAGAGCGGCTCGTGATAAACCAGCAGGCAGCTCGACGCGCCCGAGCCGCGCCCGACCCGTCCCCGCAGCTGGTGCAGCTGGGCCAGACCGAAGGTCTCGGCCCTCTCGATCACCATGATCGTGGCTTCGGGCACATCGACACCGACCTCGATCACCGTGGTCGCGACCAGAAGCTGTGCGCGTCCGGCAGCGAAATCGGCCATCGCCTGATCGCGCTCGCCCGCGGGCATCTGGCCATGGATCAGCCGGACCTTGTCGCCAAACCGCGCGCGAAGCGCCTGAAAGCGCGCCTCGGCGGCAGTGAGATCGACCAGCTCGCTTTCCTCGACCAGAGGGCAGACCCAATAGGCGCGCGCGCCGCCCGCCATCGCGCTGTCGAGGCGCTGAACGATCTGCTCGATCCGCTGATCCGAGATCACCGTCGTGGTGATCGGCTGGCGGCCTGCGGGCTTTTCGTCGAGCACCGACAGCTCCATATCGCCATATTGCGCCAGAGCGAGCGAGCGCGGGATCGGCGTCGCGGTCATCACCAGCATATCGACCGGCAAGCCGTCGCCCTTGTTTGACAACTCCATCCTTTGGGTCACGCCAAAGCGGTGCTGCTCGTCGATGATCGCAAGGCGAAGGTCTTGAAACTCCACCGTTTTCTGGATCACCGCATGGGTGCCGACCAGAATATGGATGCGACCCTCGGCCAGATCGGTCAGGATATTGGCACGAGCATCGCCCTTGTCGCGCCCGGTCAGGACCTCGATGCGCACGCCCGCAAGCTGGGCCAAAGGCTCGAGCGCGCGGTAATGCTGGCGCGCGAGGATCTCGGTCGGGGCCATCATCACGCCCTGCCCGCCCGCCTCGACGGCATTGAGAAGCGCGAGGAAAGCGACCAGCGTCTTGCCCGCGCCGACATCACCCTGAAGCAGACGGTTCATGCGATGCGGCTCGGCCATATCGGCGGCGATTTCGTGGGTCGCGCGCAGCTGCGCGCCCGTCGGCGGCCAAGGTAGCCCCGCCAGCACCTTCGCCCGCAGCTTGCCGGTGCCCTGATTGACCCGCCCGGCCCGCTTGCGCCGATCGCGCCGCACAAGGGCCAGCGTCAGCTGATGGGCGAAGAGCTCGTCATAAGCGAGCCGCGCCCGCGCCGGATCGGCCGGAAACAGCCCCTCCGGCCCTTGCGGCTCATGGGCCGCGCTCAGGGCGGCGTTGAAGCCGGGCCAGCCCTCGCGCAAAAGCAGCGCCGGATCGGCCCATTCGGCGACCTCAGGCACGCGGGCCAACGCGCCCTGCACCGCCTTTTGCACCACTTTCTGCGTCAGCCGCCCCGAGAGCGGATAAACCGGCTCGAAATCCGGCGGCAGATCCTCGGCCCCAACCCCGAGGTGATCGGGATGCACCATCTGGGCCTGACCGTCGAAGAGCTCAATCTTGCCCGAGACCACGCGGCGCGCGCCAAGCGGCAACTGCCCCTCGATCCAGTCTTTGCGTGGATGGAAGAAGACCAGCGTCAGATCGGCCTTGCCGTCCGAACAGATCACCCGCCACGGACGCCCCTTGCCGGTCGGTTGGATATGGCGCTCGACCGTGACCGCAACCGTCACGATTTCCGGCGGATGGGCCTCGGACAGATGCATGATCCGGCGGCGGCGGATGCCGGAATGGGGCAGCGTGAAAATCAGATCGCGCGGGCGCGTCACCCCCATCTGGGCGAAGCTTTCGGCCACTTTGGGGCCGACGCCCGGAAGGGTCTCGATTCCCGCGAAGAGCGGAAATAGCGAAGGAGGACGTCCCTTGGTCGCCGTCATTGCCCCGCAATCACCATCCATTGATCCTCGTCGATGACGCGAACGCCAAGTGCGGCGGCCTTGGTGGCCTTCGAGCCCGCCCCCGGCCCCGCGACCAGAATATCGGTCTTGGCGGAAA
This window encodes:
- the recG gene encoding ATP-dependent DNA helicase RecG; its protein translation is MTATKGRPPSLFPLFAGIETLPGVGPKVAESFAQMGVTRPRDLIFTLPHSGIRRRRIMHLSEAHPPEIVTVAVTVERHIQPTGKGRPWRVICSDGKADLTLVFFHPRKDWIEGQLPLGARRVVSGKIELFDGQAQMVHPDHLGVGAEDLPPDFEPVYPLSGRLTQKVVQKAVQGALARVPEVAEWADPALLLREGWPGFNAALSAAHEPQGPEGLFPADPARARLAYDELFAHQLTLALVRRDRRKRAGRVNQGTGKLRAKVLAGLPWPPTGAQLRATHEIAADMAEPHRMNRLLQGDVGAGKTLVAFLALLNAVEAGGQGVMMAPTEILARQHYRALEPLAQLAGVRIEVLTGRDKGDARANILTDLAEGRIHILVGTHAVIQKTVEFQDLRLAIIDEQHRFGVTQRMELSNKGDGLPVDMLVMTATPIPRSLALAQYGDMELSVLDEKPAGRQPITTTVISDQRIEQIVQRLDSAMAGGARAYWVCPLVEESELVDLTAAEARFQALRARFGDKVRLIHGQMPAGERDQAMADFAAGRAQLLVATTVIEVGVDVPEATIMVIERAETFGLAQLHQLRGRVGRGSGASSCLLVYHEPLSETGRRRLQILRETEDGFRIAEEDLAMRGAGDVIGTAQSGLPRFRIADLERQAGLMALARSDAQAYLERDPTMESPRGEAVRLLLWLMEQDKAIRLISAG